TGGAGAATCTCCAATTATTCATCCTAAAACTCTGCTACATAATCCTAATACAGCACATAATAAATAGCACTGGAAGCACAAGAAGCACGAGTTGCCAAAGAAAAAGGAATGAAGGGAGCGGTTGAAATTATAGGAGCAACTTAACATACAAAAGAAAGTTTAGCAATAAAATTGCTCTCAGGTGTAACTGTCAGCTATATGTAACAACATACAAGTCTGGAATAGTAGAGAATCCAAATAGTTGTTCTTAAAGTACCCAAATTATAGGATAATTGCTAATTCAATTTATGTTTTGAGTTTAGAGTATTCCATTGAATTGAAATTCATATATGTCATTCatggtaattttttttcttattacaGGATAATTTGCTAATATCAGGACTCTCTTCATTAGCAACTTTCTTTCCTTTTGAAGAATGGTTACTGTCtgtagtctttttctttttcttctctcttgCATGATCCTCTTTGATATCAGTGTCTAATTCTCCAAAACCAGTAGATGGGGGCTTGTACAGCCCATCTTCAATGCTCTCGTAACAATCATCATCAGTGTTATCATTAGAAATAGAAAGATTATCAGCTTCATCACAGTCTATAGCATCTTTACCACTAAAAATATGATGctcaaaatatatatagaacTCCTCACACTCCTTATTTTGCATTTTGTGCTTCCTTAAAGCATTGATCtctgagttttcaaaaataggatGTAAACCGGCTTCTAAATTAATAGCATTCAGATCAAACTACATCATTACTTTGTAAGCATCGTATCCCAAGTTTTTGAACAATTCCTTCAAGTCATAGAAGTTGATAAGGTCCATATCCATCTTTGGAAATCTCTCAACTAATCCATCTCGGTAACTCAACTCTTTCTGTTTGTTTCTCACAAATTTTCTCCTATGGTTGAACATACGAACAACAAATTCCTCTATCTGCTAAGTAGAAACACAATTATTGTTTGAATATATTGGGACAATAGTTAACTAAAGAATCAAGAAcatgtttgtatttttttttattgtgacACAAATAATACCAAAGGTAATACTAGTCTTTATGCTAATCACTACTTTCAGTAATCATAAACAAATAAGCAGAAGCCCCAAAAAAATACAAGAaatgcataaaaaataatgtgACAAAATGTGTCATACTCAATAAAATAAGTTGAAAACTATGTTTTGCAGAATATTGAATGATTTGTTTAAAACATTGGAAACACTATGAAAGAAACAGACAGAGATACAATAGTTGACAAAAATATCAACATTTTTTACCTAAGTAGAGAATGTTTCCACTAATACAGATTTTCTTGACGATGTCTTCTTCCTTGCTGGTACGTTGAAGGAAGAAtcgttatttttattattgcaCTGAGCCAAAATTCTTTTACTTCAACTTCTCCTTTAGGATTAATGGATAAAAACAAAGGATAACAGGAGAGATTAAGAGCCaaaatgaaacaaaaataaaaaggggaatGCTAGGGGGACAATAACTTTattgaacaatatgaacaaccaccaatcaaataaaaacacactacacctccaaattaaccttctaaattttaatattaaaataatcatccgtacactagtaaaatgaacatccgatatatctattgtttacattgtttaatatttacATTGTTCACCTATACttttccaaataaaaaaaaggaaaatttgGAAACGACATCGTCCAACGGAAAATGTGGCAGAAGATGTGGCAAAAACAAACACGACAATTCACGTAACAGAAGTGGGAGATTTAATTGTCACTTTTTTTTTAAGGCTAAATTGTTCAAATGCAAAATCTTGAACGACCTAATTATTATTTGAtgcacatttttttattttctatttaaactAATGCTATCCAACTTTTGACCTTTTTAccctaaaaaaattaatctttttttcTCATTTATATTCCACCCATAAAAAACTAAACCCTCGTCAAAAAAAATTCGTATCCAATTCCTCGGGATGGAAtatgaaaaaaaacaaaaaaacaaaaaaacaaaacaaaagtaAGATAGATAATCTCAATCCGCTAATAACCATCTTATGGATGGAAGATAAATACACGAACACACATCATATATTTTTACCTTCCATTGAATCTAGGGAAGACTTTCATTAAGCTAATCAGTACATGGAATAATTATTATACAGCTAGAACTTTCAAATATACACTTAACTAATCAGCATAGTGAATTAAGGATTACATATATATGCCttaaattaaaaacttataCCCCATCACCCGCTTAAAATCTTCAAGGCATGGAGCAGCTACTTGACcaagttttttttcttttaatacttttaactatatattatatattatagcTACCATGATTCCACCTAGACTGACTTAGGGAGCATAGCAATTTACAACCTCCTTTAGGCTGCTTAGCTGACCAAATTTATGACTGAAATTGGGCGGCCTCCTTCTCGAATTTCGGCGGCAAAGTGGTGGTCTTGATGGGAGCCCAGATATCTGCACCATTGCTCTCAGCAACTCCAATTGTTAGTGAGACAGGAACAAGACATAACCCTCTGCTCCTCAGGCTGCATGGCTCCAGACCCTAAAGAAGAAATCACAAATTCTGTTATAACCATATTTGAGATGCCGGAATCGTTCGTTGTATGTGTGACTGACCAAGTGTTCCTGTTATGCTTACCGGATCCTTGGTTGCCGCCGAACTCTCGAGGTACGGGGCACTAAGAAGCTGTTTAAAAGGAAGAAAATTTATTTGCATAAGATCACAATTCACAAGTCATGTTCCGAGTTTGCAACGGAAATTGTGTCCGAAATGTCACTAGATATGACATGCAATGGTCACAGATTCACTGAATGAAAAATATCTTTGCTGAATGCTGAAACATGTTTTTGAAGTATGTGATCAAGAAATTTACATCAGAAACAGAAACTTCACAACTTAATTTAGGTCTTAATAATGTATGGCATGCATGTAGGTTGTGCATGAAATAATTGCCAATATACTATGAAGATAATAATTTCAGAACAATTTAGAAAGAATGTCCAAACCTTAACTTGTTTATGAAGGAAACGTATGTATTGCATTGCTTCCTCTAAGACAGAAGATGTATCTGTCTGCAGTGAAAATTATGGATACCTTTAGACTCGTAGAAACTTAGAACAATTGAATTTGTTGAAAACTTTAACAGGCATAATAATAATATCGAATAACTGAAAAAAAGTACTATTgcattactattattattattattcttgcaTTACAAGGCAAATAAATAAGCATAATAAGCCTCATAAATATGCTACATAAAACATCAATGAAGCTTCAAACATGTATACCTTGCCATATGGTGAAACAAGCTGCTGCAATGCAACAATTCGTTCACTAAGCTTCTCCTTCCTCTCCTATTCACAGAAACAATAGGAAACATAAAAAGGAAGTTCGGTAACAACGACAAAAACCATAGATATATCACTATAAACATCAAGGAATGAAATTGTTCAATGcatttctaattttcatacACTATGACCATTGTGGCTTCCCATTGAAAACTTCAAAATGTAAATTAGAGCTTCGATATTGTAAAGAGCAACAGAGAATAATACAATGATGCCAAGAGctaagaataataaaaggattaaaaagagagaaagaaagaaacctTTGTGGTGATTGATAAATCATTCGCCTTTTGCCTTTTAGATTCAATAGAAGTATAACTGCTTTGGTCAACAGAACATGGGCTCCTTTTGTGTCCCATCATCTTTCTAACATCTACCCCCTCTTCTCTCTGGtggcataataataataataataattttgtatcAGAATCAATCACCATTGAAGAAATTGAAGACAAAAATTAAGTTTAAAAGGAACTATCAAATGCACATTGAGTTGCCCTGAAATATGTACAACACTACTTTTGGTTAGAAACAACTATGCAATTCTACTTGAACTCATAAATTAAGgaaatgatttaaaaaaaattaataaatcaatattaGTAATCCATGTCAATTGGTAGTATTGAAAGGATTAATTGCAATTCAGCCCCACACATTTCCACCATGAGCATGTTTTTActcataaatttaaaaatatatgcaaAGTAATTCACTAAATCTTTCCAAATGTGCAAATCAACCATGTTAACATATTTTTTCATCaattgttaacaaaaataacatatatttaATCAAATCTAGGATTTCAAAGTTTCACATATAGAAAAACACATGGGCCAATTAGACATAACCTAAGCTCAA
This sequence is a window from Arachis stenosperma cultivar V10309 chromosome 10, arast.V10309.gnm1.PFL2, whole genome shotgun sequence. Protein-coding genes within it:
- the LOC130956058 gene encoding transcription factor bHLH153 isoform X1 — its product is MIASSFCNADSMFPREEGVDVRKMMGHKRSPCSVDQSSYTSIESKRQKANDLSITTKERKEKLSERIVALQQLVSPYGKTDTSSVLEEAMQYIRFLHKQVKLLSAPYLESSAATKDPGLEPCSLRSRGLCLVPVSLTIGVAESNGADIWAPIKTTTLPPKFEKEAAQFQS
- the LOC130956058 gene encoding transcription factor bHLH153 isoform X2, with the protein product MIASSFCNADSMFPREEGVDVRKMMGHKRSPCSVDQSSYTSIESKRQKANDLSITTKERKEKLSERIVALQQLVSPYGKTDTSSVLEEAMQYIRFLHKQLLSAPYLESSAATKDPGLEPCSLRSRGLCLVPVSLTIGVAESNGADIWAPIKTTTLPPKFEKEAAQFQS